AAATCAATTTATAATTTAATTGCGTAAACTAATCTTACGTGTGCATATGCTCCATTACTAAAATTAGAGCTTTCGTTTAGCTGAGTTCTATCGTCTCCAATTGTTGCAAGTGGCAAAGCTAAATCAATTTTGTCATCTTGATTATATTGAGCGTAACTTCTTCCAAAAGAATATCCATATCTACCTTCTATATGAATTCCACCTGAAATATTATATCTAGCGAACAAACCTAAATCAATACTTCTTCTTTCTATATAGTCATTCTGATAAGCTTCTTCTCCTAAACGATATGAAGTTACCAATCCGAAATGATGTATTCCTACATTTAACTTTTCGTTTACTTTGTATTTGATTTTAGAATAAATTGGAAGTAAACCTGACATAGACCATCTTTCAGACATTTTCCATTCTAGGTTCACCAAAGGAACTATATTAGGACCAAATGCTTCTTGGTTATACAAGATTCCATAACCAATTTTCAATCTCTCGTGAAACACTTTTTCATAAATAAATGTACCACCAAATTGAAAGTGTTTAGAACCTATATTTTTAAAATCACTCATTAACCTAGGTGTAAAAAATGCTTGAATAGAATTTCCGTTTGAAAGTTTCTGAATCAATCCAGTTCTTAAAATAAGTCCATGTACTTTTATTGGGTTAGCTATATTATCAGTCATATCTATATTATTATTTACATTCCACTGCATATAATTAAGACTGTTATACCAAATCTGTTTTTCATTCAAAACAATTGGAACAGTCAAGTTAACCATAGCTCCTCTTTCAGTTGTTTCTCCAGTATAAGGAGATTGGTCTTTAAAAGGTTGTGGTGTACCAAAATGACCTGATACGGTTAATATATCTAATGTTTCTTGAGCAGTAACAAACGACACCGACCCTATAATTAATAATAAAACTAAAATTCTTTTCATATTCATCTTTTTGAATTCCGTAAGTTACTTCTTTTTTTATTCTTAAAACACTGAAGTTTTTAATTTTAATTAGATGTTCTGTATTAAACCCAACTTAAGAAGATTATGATGTCGTTTTAATGACTTATAATCGAAGTTAGTTTTTTTGAAGCAAAAAATCTACAAGTAATTATACCTGTTTTTCAAAGTTTTAAACTCTTTTAAATGAATTATAATAGAAAATTAAAGCTTTAAATTTCATCAAAAAAGCTGCGTTAAAAAATAAATGTTGTCTTATACTCATAAAAACCTCCAATTAAACTGAATTTAATTCAGAAATTAGAGATTTATTTTCTAACGATTAGAATAACCGTAAATTTTAAAATCAATTTTTATCTGTGATAACTATTCTTTATAAATGTTTTAAACTTTGTAATATCACCATTAAATAGATCAGCATCATCTGTAGCATTCACAATTTTATAATTGTCTGTTTTTTGCCAAATTAAATAACTTTGGGTTTTCCAATTATTTGGTATATCTGGTTTTTGTTTGCCATTATAATCAGCAATCCAAAGTGGGTATTTACTAAAAACGGAATTGTTTAAATAAGTGTTTCCACAATTAAGACTCGTATATATTATTGGCGTTACGTTTCCCTTTTTTTCAATCTCTTTTATAAAGATTAAAAGGTTTTTCTGTATGGTTTCAGCAGATTGAGAGGTATCAATTCCTCCTTGCTCAAAATCTACTATTGGCGGAATATCGTTTGTTGTAATATCACTAATCGCGTTTAAAAAGAAGTTAGCTTGTACCAAAGGATCATCTTGAGTTCTGTAAAAATGATAAGCACCTCTTATAAAACCCTTTTCTTTTATATCTCGCCAATTCATCATAAATTTTGGATCGGTATACGTTACTCCTTCTGTGGCTTTACAAATTACAAACTGTAAACTATCTTTTCTTTTTACGAGTAAATCAACTTCATTATTATTAAAATGAGAAATATCGATTCCAAAAACAAATGGTTTTTCTGGTGTTACAATCGCTTTGTGGTTTTCCTTTTTTGTTTCTTGTTTCACTTTTTCTTTACAAGAAAAAATGAATAGAAAACCAAAAATAATTAGCTGTAGATACTGTCTTTTCATTTTTAGATTTGTTAAAATATGAATTCTTAAATAGTTTCGTTTTGAGAACTTATTTGAATTATTAACAAACTTAGATATGTTTAATAAGTAAGACAAGCGTGTAAATACCTGTTTTTTGTTTATAATAAAGGGAATATTAAAAGTGATTCGCTAAGTTTTAGATACTTTTTTAGCAAATGTTTTTACATTTGAAACAACACCGTAAAACTTATTAAAAATCATACAAGCAACTAAATCTCCAGTAACATTAACAGCTGTTCTAAACATTCCTAAAATACGATCTATACCAACAATTACAATTAAACCATCAATAGGAATTCCTGCACCTTGTAATACGGATGCTAGAATAATAACACCACCTCCAGGAATAGCAGGTGTTCCAATAGAAGCTGCAACTACTGTAAAAGTGATTAATACTAAATTGATAAGAGATAATTCAATTCCGTAAGCTTGTGCCATAAAAATAGTAGTAACACACTGAAACAATGCCGTTCCATCCATATTAATAGTTGCTCCAATAGGAATCACAAAATCACTAATGTTAGAGGAAACTCCTAATTTTTCATCCGCAGTTTTCATTGAAATTGGCATCACTGCTGCAGAACTTGCAGTTGAAAACGCCAACAATTGAGGTTCTTTTATCGCTTGTAAAAATTTTAGAGGATTTTTTTTCACAACTAAGAGTACCATCAATAAATAAAAAGAAATCAATAATAATAAACCAATAATTACGACAAGCATATAATAGCCCAAGCCTAAAAATATATCTAAACCTGTTCTAGATAATAAAGCCGCCATTAAACCAAAAACCGCATAAGGAATAAGAATCATTGCCCAAGAAACTACAATCATACAAATTTTTTGTACTGCTTCTGTAAAGCGAATAATGGGTTTTGCTGTTTTATTATTTAACTGCGTAATGGCAACACCTATAATAATTGTAAAAATTACAACGCCCAACATTTCTCCTGTTAAAATAGATTCTAGTGGGTTATTCGGAATAAGATTAGAAATAGTATCAGGAATGTTTTCCATAAGATTAGGAACTTCTTTAGCAACAGAAATTTCTCCACTATTATTAGGAAATCCACCGAGTTTAAAAATATATTCTCCCGGTTTCATAATTAGCGTTACAGTTAAACCAATAATGATAGAAACAGCAGTTGTAAAAACAAAATATAACAACAGTTTTAAGCCAAAGGTTTTAAGATTATCTGATGAGTTACCTACAATTCCTGAAATTATAGAAGCAAATATCAAAGGAATCATAATCATTTGTACAAGTCTCATAAATACTTGACCTGGTAAGTCTAACCAATTCGCTAATGACAAACTAAAACTCTCTGAAACGAATCCTGCAGATGGATTTAGAAACATCCCTAAAACAGCACCTAAAATTAAACCAATAATAACTTTAAGCCATAAGCGACCTTTTATTAAATGGTCTAAATGAACAGATAAATTATTAAGAGGTCTTATTTTTAACATAGTATTACGTGCACTTAATGTTTGCCAGCGTTAACACAGATATAATAATATAATTCGAAATAACTAAGCTCTTTTTTTAAAACTTAGAGACAACTAAATGAGTATAACAAGTTAAGAATTAAAACGTTAAAAACACATGTATTAATTAAAAAAAAAGAGAATTAAATGTATCATTTTATTAAAAAAAACTAGCAGTACTTATCTTTAAATTATCAAATGTACACCACCTATTTCATCGATTAAATTAACTTTTTTTTACAGATTTCTTTGTTTGTATTTTCTTTTAGTTTTTATAAGTGAATATCTAAAATCATCATAGAATAAACTTAGAAGAAGAATTAATGCTGCAAAAATTAAAGTATTTAATTTTAATTGAAAATTAGAATAAAAAATAACCCCAACTAAACCACCTACAAAGAAGAAGGAAATAATATAAAGTCGAAGTTTAATATTTTCCTTAAGCTTATCTCTTTGCTCAAGTAACTTAGGGAATAATAAATGAGAAATATCAATACCTAAATCGGTAAAAAGACCTGTTAAATGTGTCGTTCTTACAATAGCATTTGAAATTTTTGTTACAAAAGAATTCTGAATTCCCATGGCAACAAGTAGTAAACAGACAATTAAGTTAGGAAATTCTATTTCAATAATATTACTTAAAACCCCAATTGAAATTAAGATAATACATTCAATTATTGTAGGTATTACAAATACATTAAGTCGTTTGTTTTCTTTATACTTTTCTATAAGGTAACTTGATAAAAATGAACCAAAAAGAAAAGAGAATATATAAAGGAAATAAATGGTGCCTTTCCAAAATTTGAATTCAGCAACATCACTCATAAATAATGCAAAATGCCCTGTAACATTTGTTGTTAACTGTTTAAAAGCTAAAAAACCAGTAACATTAACAATACCTGCTACAAAAGATAAAACGGTAGCAATTTGCAAATTATGTTTTAAAGTTCGGCTCTTACCTTGGTGTCTAAACATTTTGTTTTTTCAAATTATATAGAGAAGCTATTAAATATTTCAAGAGTTTATTACTTATAATTCTATTGAGTAAAATTAGTTATTTATGTCGATAAATTAACCTTAAAAAGCAACCATTTTACAAGAAAAGCCATTTATTAAAAAGGAAAATGTTCTTATCATAGAAATGGACTCATTCATAAAAAAGCATAAAAAAACTCCAGTTAAACTGAATTCAGTAATTGGCTTTTTTAAAATTCGACTAAAAATCTATTCAAACATAGTACATTACTTCTTCTTTTTCTACAGAAACAGAATGACTAAAATCTAAAGGAATATGAAGTAATATTTCATTTTTATTGGTAATTTCCACAAGCTTTCCAGAAACAAAGTTTTCATATTTTATAGTTATTATATCACTTTCAAGTTCACAAATAATGTTATTTTTCTGAATAGAATTTCCTACTATAAAAACCAATTAGTAATTTTAAAAGATTCATCATTTCTTTTAGACATCCTTATTACTTGAACTTTCTTTGCATCAAAATCAATTATAGTAATACTATTTTTTTTCTATCGTCTTTAAGTCTGAATGAAAAAGGTGACTAAATATGTTTTTTATGAAACTCATTTTACAGAAAATATTGTTTATAAATTTCTGAATACATTGTAGTGAATTTTATGTAATTTTGAATCTTTACATACATATCGAAATAAGCTTTTTTAAGCAATGGTGAAATCTTCTTTTTATGATGAGATCCCTGCTATTGTCGGAATAAAAAACATAAAATAATTTTATTTGTTACATTATATAGACGTCATATTACCAATTCCTATTCAGAAAACATTTACGTATTCTGTTACAGAAGAAGAAGCTAATTTTCTACAGAAAGGAATGCGTGTTGCAGTTTCTTTCGGAAAATCAAAAATGTATTCTGCATTGGTTCTAAATATTCATCAAACAAAACCGACGCTATATGAAGCTAAAGAAATTCATCAGATTTTAGATGAAACACCTTTGGTAAATGAGAGGCAATTACAACATTGGCAATGGATTTCTGATTATTACATCTGTTCTTTAGGTGATGTTTATAGAGCTTCTTTACCTTCTGCTTTTTTGTTAGAAAGTGAAACAATTATTAATAAAAATGAAACGTTTACGGAAGATGACATTTTAGCTGATGATGAGTTCTTAATTTTTGAAGCGTTACAACATCAATCTCAGTTAACGATTCATCAAGTTGCAGATATTTTAGGAAAGAAAAAAGTAATGCCAATTGTAAATGGATTGATTAAAAAATCTGCAATTACAATTAAAGAAGAAATTTACGAGCAATACAAACCCAAGTTGGTAAAATATGTTCGTTTACATGCTGATTATTCTTCTGATGATTCTTTAGGTAAATTACTAGAAGAATTATCTAGAGCAAAAAAACAACGTGAAGCCGTTTTAGGATTTTTTCAGTTATCAACTTCTAAGAAACCAATAAAATCGAAAGAATTAGAAGAAAAAGCTGCTGTTTCATCCACCATTTTAAAATCGTTAGTCGATAAAAATATCTTTGAATTTTATCATATTCAAACAGACAGAATTCAATATAAAGGAGATACAAATGATTTAAAAGTACTAAATGAGTTTCAAGAAAAAGCACTTCTAGAGATCAAAGAAACCTTTAAAGAAAAAGATGTTACGCTTTTACACGGAATTACAAGTTCTGGTAAAACAGAAGTATATACAAAGTTAATTCAGGAAGTTTTAGATGAAGGAAAACAAGTTTTATTCTTGTTACCAGAAATTGCTTTAACAACGCAAATTATTACACGTTTACAGTTTTATTTTGGGGAGCAGATTTCTGTTTTTCATTCAAAATACTCAATGAATGAACGTGTAGAAGTTTGGAATAACGTTTTAGAGAATAAACCAAAAGCGAGAATCATTTTAGGAGCTCGTTCTTCCATATTTTTACCGTTTTCTAATCTAGGATTAATTGTTGTAGATGAAGAGCATGAAACTTCTTACAAGCAATTTGAACCTTCACCACGATACAATGCTCGTGATTCTGCTATTGTTTTAGCAAAAATTCATAAAGCAAAAATCTTGTTAGGATCTGCCACTCCATCTTTAGAAACTTATTTTAATGCGCAACAAAACAAATATGGTTTTGTTGAATTAAATAGACGTCATGGAAATGTGCAATTGCCAACAATTGAATTGATAGATGTTAAAGAAAAGCAACGGAAAAAGGAAATGAAAGGTCATTTTTCTGATAGATTGCTAAAATTGATTCAAGAAGCTTTAGATTTAAAAGAACAAGTAATCTTATTTCAAAATAGACGTGGGTTTTCACCAGTTGTAGAGTGTAAAACCTGTGGAGTTTCGCCTCAATGTCCTAATTGTGATGTGAGTTTAACGTTTCATAAATTTAGACACGAATTACGTTGTCATTATTGTAATTATCAAAGAGCAATGCCAAATAGTTGTGGCGCTTGTGGAAGCAATACTTTAGATAATAAAGGTTTTGGAACAGAACAAATTGAGTTGGAATTAAAAGAACTTTTTCCCGATTTTAAAATCGGAAGAATGGATTTAGATACAACGCGTGGTAAATATGGATATCAGAAAATAATTGGCGCTTTTGAAGCAAAAGAAATTGATGTTTTAGTAGGAACACAAATGTTATCTAAAGGGTTAGATTTTGAAAATGTTTCTTTAGTTGGTGTTTTAAGTGCAGATTCGATGCTTAATTTCCCCGATTTTAGAGCACATGAACGTGCGTATGATATGATGGTACAAGTTTCTGGTAGAGCTGGTAGAAGTAAAAAACAAGGAAATGTTGCCATACAAACCTTTAATCCTCATCATCAAATATTACAACAAGTTTCTACTACAAATTATGTAGAAATGTATAAAGAACAGTTGCAAGAACGTTGGCAATATAAATATCCTCCTTATTATAGATTGATTAAAATAACACTAAAACACAAAGATTATAACAAAGTTGATAGTGGTGTTAATTGGTTAGCAAAAGCATTGGAAAACTCTTTTGGAGAACATGTTTTAGGTCCGACTGCTCCTGCAGTTTCTAGAATTAGAAATCAATATATTAAGAATATTGTGATTAAGATTCCGCCAAAACAGAGTTTAGCAAACACAAAAAAACAACTTCAAAAGATAAAAGATACTTTTGAAGTTGTTAAAGATTTTAGACCAATCAGATTTATTACTGATGTTGATCCGTATTAATTAAATTGTTCTTTTTTCAATCAAAAAATGAAATGATGATTTCACAAAAATTGTCATTTCATCAGAGAGAGAAACGAACGATGAAAAATCTAAACTGATTTAATAATTTCTATATTTTTTCGTTTCTTCAAAAACGTGTTCTAAGATTTTTTGTTCTTTTTCATCAAAAACAATGTCTCTACGTTTCATTACAACTTCTGCAACCTCAAAAACTTTATTGGTTTTGTATTCTGTAAATCCTGATGCTCCTCCCCAACTAAAAGAGGGAACAAAGTTTCTTGGAAATCCGCTTCCAAAAAGATTAGCACTTACACCAACTACTGTTCCTGTATTAAACATGGTATTTATTCCACATTTAGAATGATCTCCCATCATTAAACCACAAAATTGTAATCCTGTTTTTGCAAAACGACCAGTTTCATAATTCCACAGTTTTACTTCTGCGTAATTATTTTTAAGATTAGAATTGTTTGTATCCGCACCTAAATTACACCATTCTCCTAAAACCGAATTCCCTAAATAACCATCGTGACCTTTACTCGAATACCCAAATAAAACGGAATTACTAACCTCACCTCCTACTTTACAATAAGGACCTAATGTTGTTCCTCCATAAATTTTAGCTCCCATTTTTAGCACTGAATGTTCACACATTGCAAATGGACCTTTTACAGCAGAGTTTTCTAAAATAACAGCGTCTTTACCAATATAAATTGGACCTTCGGATGCATTTAAAGTTGCAAAAGTAATTTCTGCACCTTCTTCAATAAAGATATTCTCTTTATTAATACAACGAGTTCCTTCTGGTATTGGTTGAGATGTTCTTCCTTCTGTAATTAAATCGAAATCTTGTTGAATCGCTTCTGCATTTAAAGAGAATATATCCCAAGTATTTTTTACTTGTAAAATAGCTTCTTCAAATTCAATTTGTTTGTATTCATCAAAATTTACTTCTTCTTGAGAATCTGAAGTATAAAATGCAATTACATCTTCCCCTTTAAAAATAGCTTCATTTTTTGATAATTCTTTGATTTTATCAACCAAGCTTTCAGTAGGACAAAAAGAAGCGTTTATCAAAATATTTTCTTCCATTTCTACCATCGGATATTTTTCTTCTAAATATTCCTCAGTAACGGTTGTTGTCGTTAAACCTAAATGATTTTCCCATTTTTCTCTAATGGTTAAAATCCCTATTCTTATGTCTGCAACTGGTTTTGTATATGTAAATGGTAATAGAGCGTTTCTAACATCTCCATCAAATAGAATATAATTCATTTTTTCTTTTTTGAAGTAATACAAATTTACTTTAAAATGAGCACAAAAAAAACCGATTGTAATAATTACAACCGATTTTTATCAATTTGAATAATAAAAGATTATTTTTTGATGAACTTCTGACTTCCTATTTTATCATCAGTTAATACTTTTAAGATATAAACACCTTTACTTAAACTATACACATCAATATTATTATCAACTGTAGAAATTGTTTTTGATAAGGCTAATCTACCAACATAATCATAAAACTGAACCGTTGCTTTTTCTGATCCAGAAGGCAATTGTATTGTTAAACTTTCTGTTGCTGGGTTTGGAAACACATCAAATTTTAAACGTTTTGCTTCTGAAATACCTAATACTTGAGCAGATGTACTTGCTGTTACAACTTGATCTCCAGAAGTCATTCCATCACCATTTGTCGCATTTACTGCAGTATAAAAAGTAACTTCTCCTTCATTTGTAGCGGGTGATGTCCATGTAAAAGACCAATTACCGCTAGAAGATGGAGATAATTGTGTAATTCTTTGACCACTAACTCTAGATCCAGAACCTTCTGTAAAACTACCAATTTTACTTTTCGAATTATTTTCTGCGGTCAATTGAAAACCTAATTTTGATGATGATGATGTTGAGTTTACATTTATTGTATATGTTTTATTCAACTCATAACCATCAACAGGGATATTTGTAGTAATACTAGGAGTTAATC
The window above is part of the Polaribacter sp. SA4-12 genome. Proteins encoded here:
- the priA gene encoding replication restart helicase PriA: MLHYIDVILPIPIQKTFTYSVTEEEANFLQKGMRVAVSFGKSKMYSALVLNIHQTKPTLYEAKEIHQILDETPLVNERQLQHWQWISDYYICSLGDVYRASLPSAFLLESETIINKNETFTEDDILADDEFLIFEALQHQSQLTIHQVADILGKKKVMPIVNGLIKKSAITIKEEIYEQYKPKLVKYVRLHADYSSDDSLGKLLEELSRAKKQREAVLGFFQLSTSKKPIKSKELEEKAAVSSTILKSLVDKNIFEFYHIQTDRIQYKGDTNDLKVLNEFQEKALLEIKETFKEKDVTLLHGITSSGKTEVYTKLIQEVLDEGKQVLFLLPEIALTTQIITRLQFYFGEQISVFHSKYSMNERVEVWNNVLENKPKARIILGARSSIFLPFSNLGLIVVDEEHETSYKQFEPSPRYNARDSAIVLAKIHKAKILLGSATPSLETYFNAQQNKYGFVELNRRHGNVQLPTIELIDVKEKQRKKEMKGHFSDRLLKLIQEALDLKEQVILFQNRRGFSPVVECKTCGVSPQCPNCDVSLTFHKFRHELRCHYCNYQRAMPNSCGACGSNTLDNKGFGTEQIELELKELFPDFKIGRMDLDTTRGKYGYQKIIGAFEAKEIDVLVGTQMLSKGLDFENVSLVGVLSADSMLNFPDFRAHERAYDMMVQVSGRAGRSKKQGNVAIQTFNPHHQILQQVSTTNYVEMYKEQLQERWQYKYPPYYRLIKITLKHKDYNKVDSGVNWLAKALENSFGEHVLGPTAPAVSRIRNQYIKNIVIKIPPKQSLANTKKQLQKIKDTFEVVKDFRPIRFITDVDPY
- a CDS encoding DUF6268 family outer membrane beta-barrel protein, with product MKRILVLLLIIGSVSFVTAQETLDILTVSGHFGTPQPFKDQSPYTGETTERGAMVNLTVPIVLNEKQIWYNSLNYMQWNVNNNIDMTDNIANPIKVHGLILRTGLIQKLSNGNSIQAFFTPRLMSDFKNIGSKHFQFGGTFIYEKVFHERLKIGYGILYNQEAFGPNIVPLVNLEWKMSERWSMSGLLPIYSKIKYKVNEKLNVGIHHFGLVTSYRLGEEAYQNDYIERRSIDLGLFARYNISGGIHIEGRYGYSFGRSYAQYNQDDKIDLALPLATIGDDRTQLNESSNFSNGAYAHVRLVYAIKL
- a CDS encoding GlmU family protein produces the protein MNYILFDGDVRNALLPFTYTKPVADIRIGILTIREKWENHLGLTTTTVTEEYLEEKYPMVEMEENILINASFCPTESLVDKIKELSKNEAIFKGEDVIAFYTSDSQEEVNFDEYKQIEFEEAILQVKNTWDIFSLNAEAIQQDFDLITEGRTSQPIPEGTRCINKENIFIEEGAEITFATLNASEGPIYIGKDAVILENSAVKGPFAMCEHSVLKMGAKIYGGTTLGPYCKVGGEVSNSVLFGYSSKGHDGYLGNSVLGEWCNLGADTNNSNLKNNYAEVKLWNYETGRFAKTGLQFCGLMMGDHSKCGINTMFNTGTVVGVSANLFGSGFPRNFVPSFSWGGASGFTEYKTNKVFEVAEVVMKRRDIVFDEKEQKILEHVFEETKKYRNY
- a CDS encoding choice-of-anchor V domain-containing protein is translated as MKKHYFLKFLLLLIPVSAFLLMSSASGRDGNTTGSPGDGGNTCTQCHSGGNFGLTPSITTNIPVDGYELNKTYTINVNSTSSSSKLGFQLTAENNSKSKIGSFTEGSGSRVSGQRITQLSPSSSGNWSFTWTSPATNEGEVTFYTAVNATNGDGMTSGDQVVTASTSAQVLGISEAKRLKFDVFPNPATESLTIQLPSGSEKATVQFYDYVGRLALSKTISTVDNNIDVYSLSKGVYILKVLTDDKIGSQKFIKK
- a CDS encoding GH25 family lysozyme, with translation MKRQYLQLIIFGFLFIFSCKEKVKQETKKENHKAIVTPEKPFVFGIDISHFNNNEVDLLVKRKDSLQFVICKATEGVTYTDPKFMMNWRDIKEKGFIRGAYHFYRTQDDPLVQANFFLNAISDITTNDIPPIVDFEQGGIDTSQSAETIQKNLLIFIKEIEKKGNVTPIIYTSLNCGNTYLNNSVFSKYPLWIADYNGKQKPDIPNNWKTQSYLIWQKTDNYKIVNATDDADLFNGDITKFKTFIKNSYHR
- a CDS encoding YoaK family protein, coding for MFRHQGKSRTLKHNLQIATVLSFVAGIVNVTGFLAFKQLTTNVTGHFALFMSDVAEFKFWKGTIYFLYIFSFLFGSFLSSYLIEKYKENKRLNVFVIPTIIECIILISIGVLSNIIEIEFPNLIVCLLLVAMGIQNSFVTKISNAIVRTTHLTGLFTDLGIDISHLLFPKLLEQRDKLKENIKLRLYIISFFFVGGLVGVIFYSNFQLKLNTLIFAALILLLSLFYDDFRYSLIKTKRKYKQRNL
- a CDS encoding dicarboxylate/amino acid:cation symporter encodes the protein MLKIRPLNNLSVHLDHLIKGRLWLKVIIGLILGAVLGMFLNPSAGFVSESFSLSLANWLDLPGQVFMRLVQMIMIPLIFASIISGIVGNSSDNLKTFGLKLLLYFVFTTAVSIIIGLTVTLIMKPGEYIFKLGGFPNNSGEISVAKEVPNLMENIPDTISNLIPNNPLESILTGEMLGVVIFTIIIGVAITQLNNKTAKPIIRFTEAVQKICMIVVSWAMILIPYAVFGLMAALLSRTGLDIFLGLGYYMLVVIIGLLLLISFYLLMVLLVVKKNPLKFLQAIKEPQLLAFSTASSAAVMPISMKTADEKLGVSSNISDFVIPIGATINMDGTALFQCVTTIFMAQAYGIELSLINLVLITFTVVAASIGTPAIPGGGVIILASVLQGAGIPIDGLIVIVGIDRILGMFRTAVNVTGDLVACMIFNKFYGVVSNVKTFAKKVSKT